A region of Pyxidicoccus parkwaysis DNA encodes the following proteins:
- a CDS encoding adenylate/guanylate cyclase domain-containing protein, which translates to MTTSFATRFPLKVRLALHGGTLLVGAFTYLYARLVCVYICSLSPRVLLQTVLGLSVVHIVLREAVLRFAPEPDGSRTPARHAHLLSVGTWVVMGFAAFTLHLFLYRHFPFFSHVKLGVGYWLLGGGIVAQVEYLLFEQFRPSTSSPVAQLRERLGHRLIEGYVLFTTIPVLVLMLTLVRLVGEYQGSKQPLVEAALLAAAITVAALIAAVAYGSSLRRDSERLLDAVRRVGSGDLQPAASTSRPDELGLIALGINDMADGLRLRERIREAFGRFVSPQVANEFIEKYARHGRAAELGGRRRDVVLLFSDLRDFTPLSESLSPEDLIEVLNGYFGEMVAAIQKHGGMVDKFIGDAVLAVFGLTEGSENPAAAAVAAAREMQQRLKDYNARLAGRGLCLRSGIGVHAGEVVAGYLGSAERLEFTVIGHTVNVAARIESRAREPLPSLLFSDEVARRLAGKLDVREVESVTLKGVAEPMRLFTLAHEAGDSQAA; encoded by the coding sequence ATGACGACTTCCTTCGCCACCCGGTTCCCGCTCAAGGTCCGCCTCGCGCTGCACGGAGGCACGCTCCTGGTGGGCGCGTTCACGTATCTCTATGCGCGGCTCGTCTGCGTCTACATCTGCTCGCTGTCGCCCCGGGTGTTGCTGCAAACAGTCCTCGGGCTCTCGGTGGTCCACATCGTCTTGCGAGAAGCGGTGCTACGCTTCGCTCCCGAGCCGGATGGAAGCCGCACTCCGGCTCGCCATGCCCATCTGCTCTCCGTGGGCACCTGGGTGGTGATGGGCTTCGCGGCCTTCACGCTGCACCTCTTCCTCTACCGCCACTTCCCGTTCTTCAGCCACGTGAAGCTCGGCGTCGGGTACTGGCTGCTCGGCGGCGGCATCGTCGCGCAGGTGGAGTACCTCCTCTTCGAGCAGTTCCGTCCCTCCACGTCCTCGCCCGTCGCGCAGCTCCGCGAGCGGCTGGGCCACCGGCTCATCGAGGGCTACGTCCTCTTCACCACCATCCCCGTGCTGGTGCTGATGCTCACCCTCGTTCGCCTGGTGGGTGAGTATCAGGGGAGCAAACAGCCGTTGGTTGAAGCTGCGCTCCTCGCCGCCGCCATCACCGTCGCGGCGCTCATCGCGGCCGTGGCCTATGGCTCCAGCCTGCGTCGCGACTCGGAGCGACTGCTGGACGCCGTGCGCCGGGTCGGTAGCGGGGACCTGCAGCCCGCCGCCTCCACGAGCCGCCCCGATGAACTCGGACTCATCGCCCTCGGCATCAACGACATGGCCGACGGGCTCCGCCTCCGCGAGCGCATCCGCGAAGCCTTCGGCCGCTTCGTCTCACCGCAGGTGGCCAACGAGTTCATCGAGAAGTATGCGCGCCATGGGCGCGCCGCGGAGCTCGGAGGTCGCAGGCGCGACGTGGTCCTCCTCTTCAGCGACCTCCGAGACTTCACGCCGCTGTCCGAATCGCTCTCTCCCGAGGACCTCATCGAGGTGCTCAACGGCTACTTCGGGGAGATGGTCGCCGCCATCCAGAAGCATGGAGGCATGGTGGACAAGTTCATCGGCGACGCGGTGCTCGCCGTCTTCGGCCTCACCGAGGGCTCGGAGAACCCGGCCGCCGCCGCCGTGGCCGCCGCTCGCGAGATGCAGCAGCGCCTGAAGGACTACAACGCGCGGCTCGCCGGACGCGGGCTGTGTCTCCGGTCCGGCATCGGCGTGCACGCGGGCGAGGTCGTCGCGGGCTATCTCGGCAGCGCGGAGCGGCTGGAGTTCACCGTCATCGGCCACACCGTCAACGTGGCCGCGCGCATCGAGAGCCGTGCCCGCGAGCCGCTGCCCTCGCTTCTCTTCAGCGACGAGGTGGCCCGGCGGCTCGCGGGGAAGCTGGACGTCCGCGAGGTGGAGTCCGTCACCCTCAAGGGTGTCGCGGAGCCGATGCGCCTCTTCACCCTGGCGCACGAGGCCGGAGACAGCCAGGCCGCGTAA
- a CDS encoding choice-of-anchor D domain-containing protein — protein MRRALWVAWVAAALVLGVGCERPSPQKAKSAFVVRPETIEFGPAALGRTKSFKLKIANGGRASYRVEGATSSVPNVEVPPFEPFVLSAGAEQEIEIHFTPQVEGVVQGMVDIITDADDGGQVPVNGRGVKAFVEVPETALDFGNVAMGMVEMREVTVRNPSDVESPLALSIQGTDADQFSAGAGQSDTLAAGEERVVQVAFAPKRLGSAEGALHVVVCEGCEPAVIPLHGMGVASKLEVTPLRVDFGRVALGATAEQSITVRNQGTQALSFSGVQLLDNPGGVFKVVSEPQLPNGLLAAGAAVELRVAFTPVALGRVRDGRVEVGVREQGSTAPGPKVSLTGEGGTSCVTVLPRKIDFGVVAEGMTATREAEVINRCRESVLVSNLQLDTLQGGFFTLAQAPASITVPAGETVKVGVTFSPRAGLLTASAGQLAVTVRTNSTASTEAVSLAGEGRVFKPCKYEMPPELHFGKVPVGASVALGVSVRNTGTEACYLASMQLAAGSDSVFTSLPVQNGVLEPGKKATLVVSFKPDAEGPFSGMAEAWVNGGHPLANLTGEGVKGCFAVQPTTADFGITKLSCGPRTRELLAINDCLGPVTVAGMALEQVGGEFHVTSDQAFPYEIPRGGRVHLTASYTPEDDGDDAATLRFTLNDGAEYTAGLVGRGVTKAEQTDRFFQESEAKVDVLFVVDNSGSMMEEQQSLGQNFASFLSAANQAAVDYRIGVTTTGLDPSPGGWSECPGGAQGGENGRLFPVDGSRPRIITPATPNAATVFANNTRVGVCHWNEQGLDAAYRALSDPLIYKADDPRTPQANDGNAGFLREEAKLAIIFLSDEEDFSSQPVSFYETYFLALKGNDKTKLSINAIVGPMDLGTCPTSSSSGSRYIQLAQATNGAVESICTPNWAASLEKLSNSAFGPNRRFRLTEEPADPARIVVEVDGVQVTDGWHYEADSNSILFDRDAAPAPGAMIEVTYPLGCN, from the coding sequence ATGCGAAGGGCGCTGTGGGTGGCGTGGGTGGCGGCGGCGTTGGTGTTGGGCGTGGGTTGTGAGCGGCCATCGCCCCAGAAAGCGAAGAGCGCCTTCGTGGTCCGCCCGGAGACGATTGAATTCGGCCCCGCGGCGCTGGGACGTACCAAGAGCTTCAAGCTGAAGATTGCCAACGGCGGTCGCGCCTCGTACCGCGTGGAGGGCGCCACCTCCAGCGTGCCCAACGTGGAGGTGCCGCCCTTCGAGCCCTTCGTCCTCTCCGCCGGTGCCGAGCAGGAGATTGAAATCCACTTCACGCCCCAGGTGGAGGGCGTGGTGCAGGGCATGGTGGACATCATCACCGACGCGGACGACGGCGGGCAGGTCCCCGTCAATGGCCGCGGCGTGAAGGCCTTCGTCGAGGTGCCGGAGACGGCGCTCGACTTCGGCAACGTGGCCATGGGCATGGTGGAGATGCGCGAGGTGACGGTGCGCAATCCCTCCGACGTGGAGAGCCCGCTGGCGCTGTCCATTCAAGGCACGGACGCGGACCAGTTCTCCGCCGGGGCGGGGCAGTCCGACACGCTGGCGGCGGGCGAGGAGCGCGTGGTGCAGGTGGCCTTCGCGCCCAAGCGCCTGGGCTCGGCGGAGGGCGCGCTGCACGTGGTGGTGTGCGAGGGCTGCGAGCCGGCGGTGATTCCGCTGCACGGCATGGGCGTGGCCTCCAAGCTGGAGGTGACGCCGCTGCGCGTGGACTTCGGGCGCGTGGCGCTGGGGGCCACCGCGGAGCAGTCCATCACGGTGCGCAACCAGGGCACGCAGGCCTTGAGCTTCTCGGGGGTGCAACTGCTGGACAACCCGGGCGGCGTCTTCAAGGTGGTGAGCGAGCCGCAGCTTCCCAACGGCCTGCTGGCCGCGGGCGCTGCGGTGGAGCTGCGCGTGGCCTTCACGCCGGTGGCGCTGGGGCGCGTGCGCGACGGCCGCGTGGAGGTGGGCGTGCGCGAGCAGGGCTCCACCGCGCCGGGTCCCAAGGTGTCGCTGACGGGCGAGGGCGGTACGTCCTGCGTCACGGTGCTGCCGCGCAAGATTGACTTCGGCGTGGTGGCGGAAGGCATGACGGCCACGCGCGAGGCGGAGGTCATCAACCGCTGCCGGGAGAGCGTGCTGGTGAGCAACCTGCAGCTCGACACGCTCCAAGGCGGCTTCTTCACCCTGGCCCAGGCGCCCGCGAGCATCACCGTGCCGGCGGGTGAGACGGTGAAGGTGGGCGTCACCTTCAGCCCTCGCGCGGGCCTGCTGACGGCCAGCGCCGGGCAGCTCGCGGTGACGGTGCGCACCAACTCCACCGCCTCCACGGAGGCCGTGTCGCTGGCGGGCGAGGGCCGCGTCTTCAAGCCCTGCAAGTACGAGATGCCGCCGGAGCTCCACTTCGGGAAGGTGCCGGTGGGCGCGTCCGTGGCGCTGGGCGTGTCGGTGCGCAACACCGGCACGGAGGCGTGCTACCTGGCGTCCATGCAGCTGGCGGCGGGCTCGGACTCCGTCTTCACCTCGCTGCCGGTGCAGAACGGCGTGCTGGAGCCGGGGAAGAAGGCGACGCTGGTGGTGAGCTTCAAGCCGGACGCGGAAGGGCCCTTCTCCGGCATGGCCGAGGCGTGGGTGAACGGGGGCCACCCGCTGGCGAACCTCACCGGCGAGGGTGTGAAGGGCTGCTTCGCGGTGCAGCCCACCACGGCGGACTTCGGAATCACCAAGCTGTCCTGCGGGCCGCGCACCCGCGAGCTGCTCGCCATCAACGACTGCCTCGGCCCGGTGACGGTGGCGGGCATGGCGTTGGAGCAGGTGGGCGGCGAGTTCCACGTGACGAGCGACCAGGCCTTCCCCTACGAGATTCCGCGCGGCGGCCGCGTGCACCTCACCGCCAGCTACACACCGGAGGATGACGGTGACGACGCGGCCACGCTGCGCTTCACCCTGAATGACGGAGCCGAGTACACGGCGGGCCTCGTGGGCCGCGGCGTGACGAAGGCGGAGCAGACGGACCGCTTCTTCCAGGAGTCCGAGGCGAAGGTGGACGTGCTCTTCGTGGTGGATAACTCCGGTTCCATGATGGAGGAGCAGCAGAGCCTGGGGCAGAACTTCGCTTCCTTCCTGAGCGCGGCGAACCAGGCGGCGGTGGACTACCGCATCGGCGTCACCACCACGGGCCTGGACCCGTCTCCGGGCGGCTGGTCCGAGTGCCCGGGTGGCGCGCAGGGCGGTGAGAATGGCCGCCTCTTCCCGGTGGATGGCTCGCGGCCTCGCATCATCACCCCGGCCACGCCCAACGCGGCGACTGTTTTCGCCAACAACACCCGGGTGGGTGTGTGCCATTGGAACGAGCAGGGCCTGGACGCGGCGTACCGCGCGCTGTCGGACCCGCTCATCTACAAGGCGGACGACCCGCGCACCCCTCAGGCCAACGACGGCAACGCAGGCTTCCTGCGCGAGGAGGCGAAGCTGGCCATCATCTTCCTGTCGGACGAGGAGGACTTCAGCTCGCAGCCGGTGTCCTTCTACGAGACGTACTTCCTGGCGCTGAAGGGCAACGACAAGACGAAGCTGAGCATCAACGCCATCGTCGGCCCCATGGACCTGGGCACCTGCCCCACGTCGAGCAGCTCCGGCAGCCGCTACATCCAGCTCGCGCAGGCCACGAATGGCGCGGTGGAGAGCATCTGCACGCCGAACTGGGCCGCGTCCCTGGAGAAGCTGTCCAACAGCGCCTTCGGTCCCAACCGCCGCTTCCGGTTGACCGAGGAGCCGGCGGACCCGGCGCGCATCGTCGTCGAGGTGGACGGCGTCCAGGTGACGGACGGCTGGCACTACGAGGCGGACAGCAACTCCATCCTCTTCGACCGCGACGCGGCCCCCGCGCCCGGCGCCATGATTGAGGTGACGTACCCGCTGGGCTGCAACTAA
- a CDS encoding phosphatase PAP2 family protein: MLRAVRPAPIAAVVAVLLAFAPLSVASAQEDSPRLHELRFDWTRDAIITGTGGILWISSEAFFKDDLAPAHCRWCDRAPDGTDTLNRLDRWGRGLAGSTEQSRKRADTWSNILGFAVMPASVLGIQYAVGHGSGMPDRFFGQDATIILESAVLASVANQTVKFIVGRERPFVHQLPEDQKGLTAHPNDNNLSFYSGHTNLAFSLVVSAGTVAALRGYEHQEWIWAVGIPLATSVGLLRMGADKHYLTDVATGALLGSAFGVAVPLLMHGRTGETTSPNKASSVRMMPMAGAHMAGISGRF; encoded by the coding sequence ATGCTCCGCGCCGTGCGCCCTGCTCCCATCGCCGCCGTGGTGGCCGTCCTGCTGGCCTTCGCACCCCTGTCCGTCGCCTCCGCGCAGGAGGACTCGCCCAGGCTCCATGAGCTTCGCTTCGACTGGACCCGCGATGCCATCATCACTGGCACCGGAGGCATCCTCTGGATTTCCAGCGAGGCCTTCTTCAAGGACGACCTGGCGCCCGCGCACTGCCGCTGGTGTGACCGCGCGCCAGATGGCACCGACACCCTCAACCGCCTGGACCGCTGGGGCCGAGGGCTCGCCGGCAGCACCGAGCAGTCCCGCAAGCGCGCCGACACCTGGAGCAACATCCTCGGCTTCGCCGTCATGCCCGCCAGCGTCCTCGGCATCCAGTACGCCGTGGGCCACGGCTCCGGCATGCCCGACCGCTTCTTCGGCCAGGACGCCACCATCATCCTCGAGAGCGCGGTGCTCGCGTCCGTGGCCAACCAGACGGTGAAGTTCATCGTCGGCCGCGAGCGCCCCTTCGTCCACCAGCTCCCCGAGGACCAGAAGGGCCTCACCGCGCACCCCAACGACAACAACCTCTCCTTCTACAGCGGCCACACCAACCTCGCCTTCTCCCTGGTGGTGTCCGCGGGCACCGTGGCCGCGCTGCGCGGCTATGAGCACCAGGAGTGGATCTGGGCCGTGGGCATTCCGCTCGCCACCTCCGTGGGCCTGCTGCGCATGGGCGCCGACAAGCACTACCTCACCGATGTCGCCACCGGTGCCCTGCTCGGCTCCGCGTTCGGCGTCGCCGTCCCCCTGTTGATGCATGGCCGCACCGGTGAGACCACCAGCCCCAACAAGGCATCGAGCGTGCGGATGATGCCCATGGCCGGCGCGCACATGGCGGGCATCTCGGGGCGCTTCTGA
- a CDS encoding alpha/beta fold hydrolase, whose protein sequence is MSALGHGALRSSLLALALLAGCGTNRPAPSRPPLVAPAPARTAPALWGPLAPGNHDVGLRVMAVPPGKDAADSRPLQLTVWYPARGVASTSRLHYRDYVGLTGSEQQPESSEDADVSRAAVTRYQKLVTDMGLPTTAVSAWLNADVLAARGAAPAPGRFPLVLVAQGRFHSAHHQAVLAEYLASHGYIVATTPFPAHLAPPSENEDVLAIARGQARDIARALDAIKADTHVDASRIALVGHSFGARSALLFAREHPETSALVSLDGGIANRQGKEWLAGLTGFRPEDFRVPLLHLYQQGDATVVPDFDLVRSLHGADRWLVRITGLRHFDFTSIGAATTVAPELAPGGKATSTSRGWAASANDTLRFLNAQLRQQTQELDSLTTLTDSSSSTSPVVTVTHWRPGQP, encoded by the coding sequence ATGAGCGCCCTCGGACACGGAGCGCTCCGCTCCTCGCTGCTGGCGCTGGCCCTCCTCGCCGGCTGCGGCACGAACCGGCCCGCGCCATCCCGCCCGCCCCTCGTGGCCCCGGCGCCCGCGCGCACCGCGCCCGCGCTCTGGGGGCCACTCGCTCCGGGCAACCATGACGTGGGCCTGCGCGTCATGGCCGTCCCCCCCGGCAAGGACGCGGCGGACTCCCGCCCGCTCCAGCTCACCGTCTGGTATCCCGCGCGCGGCGTGGCCTCCACCTCGCGCCTGCACTACCGCGACTACGTGGGCCTCACCGGCTCCGAACAGCAGCCCGAGTCCTCGGAGGACGCCGATGTCTCCAGGGCCGCGGTGACGCGCTACCAGAAGCTCGTGACGGACATGGGGCTGCCCACGACAGCCGTGTCGGCGTGGTTGAACGCGGACGTCCTCGCGGCGCGCGGCGCGGCTCCGGCACCGGGCCGCTTCCCGCTGGTGCTCGTGGCACAGGGGCGCTTCCATTCCGCGCACCATCAGGCCGTGCTGGCCGAGTACCTCGCGAGCCACGGCTACATCGTGGCCACCACGCCCTTCCCCGCGCACCTCGCGCCACCGTCGGAGAACGAGGACGTCCTCGCCATCGCGCGGGGCCAGGCCAGGGACATCGCGCGCGCGCTCGACGCCATCAAGGCAGACACGCACGTGGACGCCTCGCGCATCGCGCTCGTGGGGCACAGCTTCGGAGCCCGCTCCGCGCTCCTCTTCGCGCGCGAGCACCCCGAGACTTCCGCGCTGGTCAGCCTCGACGGCGGCATCGCCAACCGCCAGGGCAAGGAGTGGCTTGCCGGCCTCACCGGCTTCCGTCCGGAGGACTTCCGCGTGCCGCTGCTCCACCTCTACCAGCAGGGCGACGCGACGGTGGTGCCCGACTTCGACCTCGTGCGCTCCCTGCACGGCGCGGACCGGTGGCTCGTGCGAATCACGGGGCTCAGACACTTCGACTTCACCAGCATCGGCGCCGCCACCACCGTGGCTCCCGAGCTCGCGCCCGGAGGCAAGGCCACGAGCACGTCGCGAGGCTGGGCCGCCAGTGCCAACGACACGCTCCGCTTCCTGAACGCGCAGTTGCGACAGCAGACGCAGGAGCTCGACTCGCTCACGACGCTGACGGACAGCTCCAGCAGCACCTCGCCCGTGGTCACCGTGACGCACTGGCGACCGGGCCAGCCCTGA
- a CDS encoding metallophosphoesterase family protein, producing MPEPLLVAALGDIHGRFHRVETWLDALEESRGRRVDLVLAVGDVEAFRRADDHRRKAAKRTMPAEFAEYADGVRRVKRPLYFIGGNNEDFEALHDLQGGGELAPGVCYLGRAGLRELLGLRVAYLSGIHAPRFIEQPLKRPTTQDTMKQAGYFRTAEVEQVAALRDVDLLLVHEWPRGIVQRAREENPSPPRPLPSYWIGNPVTRRLVDTVLPKWVLCGHSHKAFAVTLEGTGRPATRIACLDQAARAQESVFWLEYEGREAMRAGWGTSGAVSWEAGQRWDLSSLPPQVADGEGAPAEAGY from the coding sequence ATGCCGGAACCCCTTCTCGTCGCCGCCCTGGGTGACATCCACGGGCGCTTCCACCGCGTGGAGACGTGGCTGGACGCGCTGGAGGAGTCGCGCGGCCGGCGCGTGGACCTGGTGCTGGCGGTGGGGGACGTGGAAGCCTTCCGCCGCGCGGATGACCACCGGCGCAAGGCGGCCAAGCGCACCATGCCGGCGGAGTTCGCGGAGTACGCGGACGGGGTGCGCCGCGTGAAGCGGCCGCTGTACTTCATCGGCGGCAACAACGAGGACTTCGAGGCGCTGCATGACTTGCAGGGCGGCGGCGAGCTGGCCCCGGGCGTCTGCTACCTGGGCCGCGCGGGGCTGCGCGAGCTGCTCGGGCTGCGGGTGGCGTACCTGTCCGGCATCCACGCGCCGCGCTTCATCGAGCAGCCGCTGAAGCGGCCCACCACGCAGGACACGATGAAGCAGGCCGGCTACTTCCGCACGGCGGAGGTGGAGCAGGTGGCCGCGCTGCGCGACGTGGACCTGCTGCTGGTGCACGAGTGGCCGCGGGGCATCGTCCAGCGGGCGCGCGAGGAGAATCCCTCTCCGCCCCGGCCGCTGCCCTCGTATTGGATTGGCAATCCGGTGACGCGGCGGCTGGTGGACACGGTGCTGCCGAAGTGGGTGCTGTGCGGCCACTCGCACAAGGCCTTCGCGGTGACGCTGGAGGGCACGGGACGGCCGGCCACGCGCATCGCCTGTCTGGACCAGGCGGCGCGGGCGCAGGAGTCCGTCTTCTGGCTGGAGTACGAGGGGCGCGAGGCGATGCGCGCGGGCTGGGGCACGTCCGGCGCCGTGTCGTGGGAGGCGGGACAGCGGTGGGACTTGTCCTCGCTGCCGCCGCAGGTGGCGGACGGCGAGGGCGCTCCGGCGGAAGCAGGTTACTGA
- a CDS encoding DMT family transporter has protein sequence MNRWNLPERYRGIPLLVFSSFLFAVMALCTRLLAGRLSPGQVASGRFLIGLVFLAIYFPALGRRPRYGRLSLWALRGIFGGSAVYLYFIAIDRMTVGPAVLLNACWPIYAAIIGWLFLRERVTGPLLAGLALTTLGAGLVMWSTMDGGASLSMGLGAWAGMGSAVLGGAAVVVVRALRHDTDSATVFFSFCLFGLLFSLPFAIQDWRPLGWDVVLPLLGVGLTSVAAQMTFTYAFGYVTAVAGGVATQLTPAFSWVMGALLLGEPVSPLAITGALICVGGVLWGTGVVGRMLAPASPSRPAA, from the coding sequence ATGAATCGCTGGAACCTACCGGAGCGCTACCGCGGCATTCCCCTGCTCGTCTTCTCGAGCTTCTTGTTCGCGGTGATGGCGCTGTGCACGCGGCTGCTGGCGGGCCGCCTGTCTCCCGGACAGGTGGCGTCCGGCCGCTTCCTCATCGGGCTGGTCTTCCTCGCCATCTACTTCCCGGCGCTGGGGCGCAGGCCTCGCTACGGACGGCTGTCGTTGTGGGCGCTGCGAGGCATCTTCGGCGGCTCGGCCGTCTACCTGTACTTCATCGCCATCGACCGGATGACGGTGGGCCCGGCGGTGCTGCTCAACGCGTGCTGGCCCATCTACGCGGCCATCATCGGCTGGCTCTTCCTGCGCGAGCGCGTCACCGGGCCGCTGCTGGCCGGGCTCGCGCTCACCACGCTGGGCGCGGGCCTGGTGATGTGGAGCACCATGGACGGGGGCGCGTCGCTGTCCATGGGCCTGGGCGCGTGGGCGGGCATGGGCTCGGCGGTGCTGGGCGGCGCGGCGGTGGTGGTGGTGCGCGCGCTGCGGCACGACACGGACTCGGCCACCGTCTTCTTCTCCTTCTGTCTCTTCGGCCTGCTCTTCAGCCTGCCCTTCGCGATTCAGGACTGGCGGCCGCTGGGGTGGGACGTGGTGCTGCCGCTGCTCGGCGTGGGGCTGACGTCCGTCGCGGCGCAGATGACCTTCACGTATGCCTTTGGCTATGTCACCGCGGTGGCGGGCGGCGTGGCCACGCAGCTCACGCCGGCCTTCTCATGGGTGATGGGCGCGCTGCTGCTCGGCGAGCCGGTGTCGCCGCTGGCGATCACCGGCGCGCTCATCTGCGTGGGCGGTGTGCTGTGGGGCACCGGCGTGGTGGGGCGCATGCTCGCGCCCGCGTCGCCGTCACGGCCGGCGGCATGA
- a CDS encoding imm11 family protein, whose product MRYFNLEQNLHVPGCWYPDEPTDLQGQEIEDVWQFSEGRPLELREPLRIPLYTPGRAVDFATTAVGSTPIIHKKVASVFAELTPDGVQLFPVEVEGQPEPYFILNVTRMVKCIDEAACEEVTYWEPEDGQPEKVGTYRNVRGLRIDKSRPGDSKVFRPWGWEMVIIVSEDIKDALERTGATGMKFTEV is encoded by the coding sequence GTGCGCTACTTCAACCTCGAACAGAACCTCCACGTCCCGGGCTGCTGGTATCCAGACGAGCCCACGGATCTCCAGGGCCAGGAGATAGAAGACGTCTGGCAATTCTCCGAGGGTCGTCCCCTGGAGCTTCGAGAGCCTCTTCGCATCCCTCTCTATACCCCCGGTCGAGCGGTTGACTTCGCCACGACGGCGGTGGGCTCCACGCCCATCATCCACAAGAAAGTCGCCTCCGTGTTCGCGGAGCTGACACCCGACGGCGTGCAGCTCTTTCCCGTGGAGGTCGAAGGTCAGCCCGAGCCGTACTTCATCCTCAACGTCACCCGGATGGTGAAGTGCATCGACGAGGCCGCTTGTGAGGAGGTCACGTACTGGGAGCCGGAGGATGGACAGCCGGAGAAGGTGGGGACCTATCGCAACGTTCGAGGGCTCCGCATCGACAAGTCCAGGCCAGGTGACTCGAAGGTCTTCCGCCCCTGGGGTTGGGAGATGGTCATCATCGTCTCCGAGGACATCAAGGACGCCCTGGAGCGCACGGGGGCCACGGGCATGAAGTTCACCGAGGTGTAG